From the Labrus mixtus chromosome 17, fLabMix1.1, whole genome shotgun sequence genome, one window contains:
- the dpm2 gene encoding dolichol phosphate-mannose biosynthesis regulatory protein isoform X1 gives MQKSFNHVKVCCAGPPAEGSRDLQIHPARRIYKPEEEEEQETSAHSSEMATGVDQAVGMSLVVFSLVLFTYYSVWVIVLPFVDSGHVLHQYFLPREYSVILPGIAAVILLLCIGAFTAVIMWKSRKPKKVD, from the exons ATGCAGAAGTCCTTTAACCATGTTAAAGTGTGTTGTGCGGGTccgccagcagagggcagcagagaccTTCAGATACATCCCGCCCGCCGTATTTacaaaccagaagaagaagaagaacaggaaaCGTCAGCACACTCTTCAGAAATG gCGACAGGAGTGGATCAAGCAGTGGGCATGAGTCTAGTGGTCTTCAGCCTTGTGCTGTTTACATATTACTCTGTGTGGGTCATCGTCCTG cctTTCGTGGACAGCGGTCATGTGCTGCACCAATACTTCCTTCCTCGGGAGTATTCAGTCATTCTGCCGGGCATCGCAGCAGTAATACTGCTCCTCTGTATAG GGGCCTTCACTGCAGTTATTATGTGGAAGAGTCGCAAACCAAAGAAAGTGGACTAA
- the dpm2 gene encoding dolichol phosphate-mannose biosynthesis regulatory protein isoform X2, whose translation MGSLKATGVDQAVGMSLVVFSLVLFTYYSVWVIVLPFVDSGHVLHQYFLPREYSVILPGIAAVILLLCIGAFTAVIMWKSRKPKKVD comes from the exons ATGGGCTCGTTAAAG gCGACAGGAGTGGATCAAGCAGTGGGCATGAGTCTAGTGGTCTTCAGCCTTGTGCTGTTTACATATTACTCTGTGTGGGTCATCGTCCTG cctTTCGTGGACAGCGGTCATGTGCTGCACCAATACTTCCTTCCTCGGGAGTATTCAGTCATTCTGCCGGGCATCGCAGCAGTAATACTGCTCCTCTGTATAG GGGCCTTCACTGCAGTTATTATGTGGAAGAGTCGCAAACCAAAGAAAGTGGACTAA